The following coding sequences lie in one Paenibacillus durus ATCC 35681 genomic window:
- a CDS encoding zinc ribbon domain-containing protein: protein MEHTMELTVEHSGRFCQSCGMPMPEKDLLGTEREGVQTEEYCKYCYEDGEFKQPDITLQGMIDLCTGYLVEQGMDEMGAKGMLTQSLPLLKRWKQEGVSS, encoded by the coding sequence ATGGAACACACCATGGAACTCACTGTGGAACACAGCGGACGGTTCTGCCAAAGCTGCGGAATGCCGATGCCGGAGAAAGATTTGCTGGGGACGGAACGGGAAGGCGTTCAGACAGAGGAATACTGCAAGTACTGTTATGAAGACGGCGAGTTTAAGCAGCCGGACATTACCCTTCAGGGAATGATTGACCTCTGTACCGGTTATCTTGTGGAGCAGGGAATGGATGAGATGGGCGCCAAGGGAATGCTCACCCAGTCGCTGCCACTGCTTAAGCGCTGGAAACAAGAGGGCGTCTCCTCATAG
- a CDS encoding helix-turn-helix transcriptional regulator yields the protein MKIDRLLSIVIVLLGRRLVQAKELADMFGVSVRTIYRDIETLSLAGIPVVTYQGGGGGIGLIEGYRLDRNVLTDHELAQIFSALRSLSPYTGDHGRLMEKISSIVPPSRSQQFRSIAARQVIDLTPWGLPGASEQKLALLKEALEESITVSFAYVSAEGTATVRCVEPYTLVMKGQSWYLYGYCKLREDFRLFKVHRMKDLVKGTAVFTRLELSFRDLPWNDYPGEREALTEVILHFSAKNKRIAEERFECSELQADGSGGYTVSLRYPVDEWLYGFLLSFGSAAEVLEPQHVRQRLGELAVDIAANTARQPDSKLSSSPVYTVTV from the coding sequence ATGAAAATAGATCGTCTGCTGTCCATCGTCATCGTGCTTCTGGGCCGCCGGCTCGTTCAGGCGAAGGAGCTTGCCGACATGTTCGGGGTGTCGGTGCGAACCATTTACCGCGATATCGAAACGCTAAGCCTGGCCGGAATTCCGGTGGTTACCTATCAGGGCGGAGGCGGAGGCATCGGGTTAATCGAAGGCTACCGGCTCGACCGGAATGTGCTTACCGACCATGAGCTGGCGCAAATCTTTTCCGCTCTGCGAAGCCTCTCCCCCTATACGGGCGATCACGGGCGATTGATGGAGAAGATCAGCAGCATCGTACCTCCTTCGCGTTCGCAGCAGTTCCGCAGCATAGCGGCGCGGCAAGTTATCGACCTCACCCCGTGGGGGCTTCCGGGTGCATCCGAACAGAAGCTTGCTCTGCTCAAGGAGGCGCTGGAGGAGAGCATAACGGTCTCTTTTGCCTATGTCAGCGCCGAAGGAACGGCAACGGTCCGGTGTGTGGAGCCATATACTCTTGTCATGAAGGGCCAATCCTGGTACTTGTACGGCTACTGCAAACTGCGGGAGGATTTCCGGCTGTTCAAGGTGCACAGAATGAAGGATCTGGTTAAGGGAACTGCGGTCTTCACCAGGCTCGAGCTTTCATTCAGGGATTTGCCATGGAATGACTATCCTGGAGAGCGTGAAGCCCTGACCGAAGTCATCCTTCATTTCTCAGCCAAAAACAAGCGTATCGCGGAGGAGCGTTTCGAATGCTCCGAGCTTCAGGCGGACGGCAGCGGCGGCTATACCGTCTCCCTGCGCTATCCCGTCGACGAATGGCTGTACGGCTTTCTGCTCAGCTTCGGGTCTGCGGCCGAGGTGCTGGAGCCGCAGCATGTCAGACAGCGGCTTGGCGAGCTCGCGGTGGACATTGCTGCAAATACAGCCCGGCAACCTGACAGTAAGCTGTCCAGTTCCCCGGTTTATACTGTAACTGTATAA